CCACTTGGCCCATGGGTACTTCCACTCCAACACGGTATGCCAGGGAGAAAACCAGTGGAGCTCTTTGGCAATGCGTTCCCAAAATTTTTCAGGGTCGGTGATCGACTCCTTGTACGCTTGCTCATAGTCTTGAATGTACGCTGTCGCTTTCAAATCGGCTGGCGGCTGAATCACTCGACCAGACTTTTGAAGAGTCTCAATATTCTGCTCCATCAGATCGCTCCTTACTCGTCGGCTAGAGGCCTCACGCACTCAAAAAAAATTTTGAGAATTGAAAATATTCCACGCATTATGCTTGCCCATCACCACCTTGGCAAGGTCTAGGTGGCTTGATGCTCGGGTCGGAGAAGGTCTAAGACAGTCTTGACAGGATTGAACGTGCTCGCAGGGACTTCGACGAAGATGGTATGCCAGTCCGCCATCGCGCCGTTCCACAGCCCAGGCAACTCAAGAGCTTTCAATTCTCGCCCCTGGTAGGATTTCTTGGAAATAAACCCCGTATTCGGGTCAGTAAAATCAAATAAATTAAAGGCTTGTCCTTGATAATTTTTGACACCACACACAAGGTCGACGGGATTAAAGTGGGTGGATGTTCTAAGGATGTCTTGTTGACTTGCGGAGCTTGGGTCAACCTGTGAAGATTCGACGATCTGGCGGGAACAGGTGCCGTCCTGGTGCCGCGCCCAGAAAGGCCCGCCTCCGGGTTCTCCGGTGTTGGGGACCATTCCACATACTCGCAGCGGTCGATTCAACCGTTGAATCAAAAACGTTCGTTGTGCGTCTCGTGTTGCCGTGCGAAGACGATCGGAAATCGAGACACCAAGAATTCTCTGGGCAAAATCGAAAATTTCGCACAGTGAATCATCACGAATGTTGTTCTCTTCCAGGGATTCTAGATGAGTGAACAATCGCTGTTGAATCGACACCAGGTACCCGCCTAATGCTTTCTTGTAGACATTGGCCTGTTCAGCAAGTCGATCTGGAACCACATTGTCGATATTCTTCAAAAAGACGATATCACCCCCAAGATGATGCAGGTTCGTCAGGAGAGCCCCATGACCTCCAGGACGAAAGAGTAGCGCACCATGTTCATCTCGAAAGGGCTGGTTTTCAAGATCGACGGCCAGGGTATCAGTCGAGGCTTCTTGGTAAGAAAACGTTAAATCGAGTTGAATGCCCAACTTCTCAACCCGTTCGCGTATGAGAAGAAGCTGTTGATTGATGAGCGTCTCATGTTCAGGCGATATGGTGAAATGCAATCGTACGAGCCCGTCCTGATCCCGCGCGTAGGCGGCTCCCTCCATCATATGCTCTTCGATCGGGGTTCGCACATGGTCTCGATAGCGATGAAACTGGAGGAGAGCTTTCGGAAGCGAGGCATACCGAAGGCCTGGAGAGAATAACAAGGTCTTGAGGATAGTCTCCCAATGTAGTCCGTGCAGGTCTGAAGCGGAGCACCCAAGGCGCATGCATAGCTCATTGCAGAAGGGGAACGACGTCAATCCTTCGAAGAACTGTTTCAGGAACACGGTATCTTGACTGTGATCGAGAAGCTCCTGATAAGTGCTTGAAGCATCGGATGGAGACGATCGTTCCAAGGTTGCCAGCAGGGTCTTGAACATTCGACTCGCCGCGCCTGAGGCGGGAACGAATTTTCTGACCCTTCCACGCTCCATGGCTTGTTGGAACACGCGGGTGTATTGGCCGAGGTCTGTGTCAGAGAGTGTCATGATACCGTCCTCAATCGTACAGGGTCGATCGAGGACGGTATAGGGAATGCCGGTACGGAAGGATGCCAACTGCCGTTCGATGGTGTGCTGCGTCATGCCTTTCGCATCTATCTGCCGGAGGTCTGAGTCTGTCAACGCAAGCATGGATCGAGCTGGAAGGTTTGAATCAGAGAGAGCAATGAGTGAGCAAGAAATGGATCAACCGTTATCGTAGAAGGCAATTTGATTGTATGAGAAGGTAGCAGAGTTGTCGAGTATCCTGAATCTTCCTGTGTGTTCCATGGAATCAGGAGTTAGTCGTCGGCGCCTCCCTTCAGGTATCCCAACCCAATTTTGAGCGCTCTTCTGGTGATTTCCGACCAACGCTGTTCGGGGTATTCCGCTAGCACGCTGGCTGCGCTCGGATCCTGGATGATCAGGTCAGTAATCTTTATCATCCCATCTTCAATTTTTACATCGGCCACGAGTGATCTCCTTAAAAAACGGTTGAATTGAGTATGATGATCGAAGAGAGAGGGACACGAGGGCCTGCGGGTTCATTTCTTGACAGCATGGAGGGTGGATGATAGCATTTTTTCAAGTGCGACGCGACCACGGTCATCAACGTTCCTTTTGCCTTGATTTGATACATGTTTTATCTTCTTCCATGAACATTCGAACCATTCCAACAAGAACTTTTTCTCGATGCCTCAGCTTTATCGCCTTACTAGGCTTTATCAGTGTGGTGGGTTGCGGCGGACCACCGACCTGGGTGAAGGAAGGATCCGGCTATTTCAATAAGGAAGGCTCTAAGTCTATCTATGGCGTGGGCTCAATCATCGGAGTCAGGAATGAGCCACTAGCCTGGGAAGCTGCAGAAAATCGGTCACGCGCTGAATTGGCCAGGACCTTTGAGACCTATACCGGTTATCTCATGCGTGATTATGCGGCATCAACGACTGCTGGTGACTTTACGAAGGCGACAGAGGAACAGGACGTTGAACGAGCGATCAAAACCATTACGACGGTAACTCTCCATGGCGTCAGGCCGATCGATCGGTATAAAGATGAGGAATCTCACGCATATTACGTGCTAACCAAGCTTTCCTTCCTGGAGATGCAACAGGCCTTGGAACAAGCCAGAGAACTGAGTCGAGAAGCCAGGGCGTACGTCAAAGAGAACGCACAACGGCTTTTTCAAGAATTAGAGAAAGAAGAAGCGAAGCGTGAGTAGTCACTCAAAACCATGGGGAAAATCAAAACGTATTGAAATGAATACCAGCTTCCTGTTCCCCAAACGGCGGTGCTCCGGTCCTGGCCTGGTAATGTGGGCCAGTATGATTGTCTTTGTTTTTCTAGCAGGTTGCGGTTCGGAAAAAAAAGTTACACGCGTCGATACGGGCGTGGTCACCGACTTTAGCGGACGATGGAATGATACGGACTCCAAGTTGGTCGCGGAAACGATGATTAAAGAGATGGTATCGCAGCCGTGGCTGGAGAATTTTAGCCGCGTCAAAGGACGGCAGCCGGTCGTCATCGTCGGAACGGTCCTAAACAAGAGCAATGAACATATTAACGTGCAAACGTTCATTACAGATCTCGAACGGGAGATGACCAACTCCCAGAAGGTCACGTTTGTCGCCGACCGGAACGAACGGGATGAAATACGTGAAGAACGACGCGATCAGGCCATTCATTCGAGAGAAGACACGCAGAAGGGGCCGGGGCAGGAGATTGGCGCTGATTTCATGATGAAGGGCGCTATTTCGAATATTCTGGACGAAGCTGATGGCACGAAAGCCATCTACTATCAGGTTGACCTTGATTTAATCGATCTAGAAAATAACGTCAAGTCCTGGTATGGACAGAAAAAAATCAAGAAAGTCGTCGAGAAAAAACGGTTTCTTTTCTAGCTTCATAACTTTCTATTCACGTTAGCAATGATGAACAGTGGGTTTTTATCAGCGTGAGGTCATTAAGTATCGATCAACTCTGAATGTCTCTCGCGGCCCAATCGTGCGATCGGGTGTAACGTCCCGTCTTTTTCCTCTCTATCGTCCAGTCTCTCTCCTCTCCATCATGGTCCTCTGCTTGGTTACGCTGGCCGTTGGGTGTAGTTCGTTCGGTAGCCATTATCAGCGTGTGGAAAAAAGCCTGCTCGCCGGTCATCTCGAAGAAGCGGATCACATCGTCGAGAAGACACAAGAAGAGTATGGCCAACGTAGCCGTTTATTATATCTTATGGATCGCGGCATGACTCTGCACCTGGCAGGACATTTTCAAAAAAGTAACGAATTTTTGGAGCAGGCCGATCAATTGATTGAAGAATTTTACACAACGCGAATTCGAGACGAAGCGGCTGCGATACTTCTGAACGAAACACAATTACCATATCAAGGAGATCCCTACGAGCAGGTGATGGTCAATGTCATCAAAGCGTTGAACTATACTCAACTGCAAGATCTGCCGGCGGCACTAGTCGAGGCTAGACGGATTGATCATCGTCTAAATTTGTTAGCGGATTCGGTCGATGACGATGCTTACCATGAAGACCCGTTTGCTCGATACCTGACCGGACTTCTCTATGAGGCGACTGGAGACCTCAATAACGCATTCATCGCGTATCGAAAGGCCGAGCAAGGCTACCGCCAGGCTGAATCATGGTCTCACGTGACGATCCCGTCCATGCTCAAAGAAGACTTGCTTCGAACCGCGAAGGCTTTAGGGTTCGATGATGAATTGTTACGTTATCAGGAAGAATTTCCGGATATGACTCCACCGGTTGTGAACAGGGAACAGCAGGCCCAGATCATTCTAGTCAACCTCAATGGGCTGGGCCCTAGAAAATCAGAGGCCTTGCTGGATTTTCCGATTAGTCTGGATGCACTCAATCTGATCGCCCTGACAAAGCGGGGATTTGGACGGAGTTCACCACGAACACGAGGGCCCGATGCCGTTCTCTATGGATTGCAAGGAGACATCGTCCGCGTGGCGTTACCTCAGGTGCTTCTCCAACCATCGCTGGTGTCGTACAGTGAAGTTCGTGCCGATAATGGTGTGGAGTCGTATCAAACACAAACCCAGCGTGTGTATGATATTCAGGCCGTGGCCAAAAAAAATTTAGATGATGACTACACGGCCCTCGTCGTCCGAGCTGTTGCCCGTGCGGCGATGAAAATGGCGGCGGCGGTCGGGATCGGCTACGGAGCGCGAGCCGCGGTAAACAAGAATTCGCAAGCGTGGGTCGGTCTCGTCGCAGTCATTCTTGCCAGAATATTCGCGATAGCCACGGAGGAAGCGGATATCAGGACCTGGCGAACACTCCCAGGGGAAATACAAGTCGCAAGACTATGGGTTCCTCCAGGCACCTATTCTCTTGTTGTACACTCCTTTGATGCTCGGGGCCAAGCATTACCTGGCGGGATTTCCGAGAAAATTAGTCTTCTCGATGGCGAAACCAAATTCCTGACACAACGGATTCCCGAGTAAATGTTCATCCGTCCTTCACTCAACGACCGCGTGAAAAGGGGACTACTCATAGGCCTTGTGAGTCTTATTTCCGGTTGTTCCCTGTTCGGTACACAAGCCACGCCTGATTGGATTCGTGGGGACAGCCGGCAATTCCCCCCAGAACAGTATCTGGTTGGGCGGGGAGAGGCGGATTCACGAGCTGTCGCCGAACGGCGTGCGTATGCAGCTATCGCACGGGTCTTTCGTGCCAATATTACGTCTCGTCTACAGGATCGAGAAAGCTATTCGCAGGAAGAAAGAGATGATTCCACGAAGACCAGCCGGGACCTGACTCTCGATCACGTGACGTCCGTTTCTTCTGAAAAAGTCCTTGAAAATGTCAAAGTTTTACAAACCTGGTATCAGCCTGACACGAAACAGTATTTTGCATTGGCGGGCATTCATCGAGGTCAAGCCGAACGACGGTTGCTTGATCGCATCACGGAACTGGACCGCGCGATCGACTTGAACATCACACAGGCGCGTCAAGCAGAAAGTCCAATCATCAAACTGCGAGGGTACAAACGTGCCTTGAGAGATTTACGGTACAGGCACGAAGCCAACACGGACTTACAGGTCTTGAGAGTATCCGGCGAAGGGTTCTCTCCTTCGTATCATCTCGCCAATATCGAACAGGAACTCCAACGATTCGTGTTAGAGGATTTTTTCATCGTCGTAAAGGTGTCCGGAGACCAGGCAAGGCAAGTTGAAACAGCCATCTGGCAAGGACTGCAACAACAAGGGCTCGTGACACATGAGGTTGAGAAAGGGGAGGCATCGAAACAAACCATCGACTCGTCCGCAACAGAGCAGACTCCAGACATCCTCATTACCGGTTCATCGCGTCTTGAGGATCTCGCCTTGTCTGATCCGCTTTTTACATACGTGCGCTGGTGTAGCGATCTGCAGATTCTTGAAACACAGAATCAACTCGTGCTTGGGATTGTCTCTCGTTCCGGTCGAGAGGGACACATTACACAAGAGGAGGCCCGTGTGCGAGCGACTCGCACGATGCAAAAAGTTGTATCAGCCGAAATTGCCGAATCGCTGGCTCGTTATATCTACAGTGATGAACAAGTGGACGCGTCCTCATCAGCATCCTGTCTTCCTCCTAGGTAGAGGCCTGCCATATTTTTAGCTAAATATCATGCGTATGCAAAGGGAAGGTCCGTGAAAAAACCCATGGCTATCATCGGAATCGTTTTTGTTCTGCTGATGTTTCTCGTTTTGACGCTGCCGTATTGGCTAGACCTGAATCGGTACCGAGATCACTTTCTGCCCTTGGTACAGGATGAGTTGAATAGAAAAGTGGACGTTCCACACATTGAGATGATGTGGTTTCCCTACTTGGGCATTCGGCTGAAGGACATGAAGATATTGGATGATCCAACGTTCTCACATGTGCCATTCGTGAGGGTTGCGTCACTCGATGTCGGCGTCAAGTGGAAGCCTCTCTTCACCCGTCGAATTGAAGTCCACAGCATCAGCATCCATCAGCCTCTGATCTCGATCATTCGCCAAAAAGATGGAACGTTGAACACAGGAACAATAGGCAGGCAATCGCGCCCAGATCATGAGCCGTCTTCGACGCCGGCTTCAGGGACATCGATGCTTGCCATTTTTGGAGTTGAGCAGCTCAATATATCCGAGGGGACGGTTTTGTTTGAAGATCGATCCGCTGAGTCGACCAAGACATATCATGTGGAGCATGTTGAATTGAACACACAATCTGTCAGGCTAGGTGATACGGCGAAGGTTCATGCGCAAGGGGTGCTTATGCCCTACCAGTTGCCTTTTGTCTTTGAGGGAAATTTTGGTCCGTTACAAGCAAATTTGGATGTCCCGAATATCGAGGCAAATTTGCATCTCGCGAATTCGCGTTTCTTGGCCAAGGGGCATGTCATGAGAGAAACTCTGAATCTTGACATCACCTCTTCATCCATCGTTCTCAACGACTTTCCCATACCTGAAGCACTACCGAAACCTATCGAATTGACGAACGTGTTGGCACATGTTCAAGCCCCGGTGACGGGGAACAAGCGTTTAAATTCGGACGCGCAGGTTGTTCAAGTTGACCCTTTCTCATTTGATATAAAACTGGGCAATTCAACTCTTTCAGTGAATGGACGGGTTGACGGAGATCGTCTGGAGATTCATGCCACCTCGCCAACCATCAATAGTCTAGACCTTCCTTTGCAGCTACCCCTTCAAACTCCTGTTTCCGTGAACCAGCTGGATCTCAAAGCAAAGACGGCTGGCCGCCTTGTTGAAGTACACGCGTTGACCGCAGAAATTTTCGAAGGTCGTCTAGACGCACAAGCTTTATGGGACAATCGACCCGACATTCCGGCCTTACGTTCAACCGGCTCGCTGAAGCAGTTTCATGTCGAAACAATACAAAGCCTTTTAAAGCCGGGTTCCATCACGTTACATGGCACTGGGGTTTTGAACTGGCAGTTAAAAGGAACAGTGCCATCAAACGGGCTCCCTCTTCTGTATGGAAAGGCTGACATGTCGATATCAGATGGGCAATTGAAGGGAGTTGACTTGCTTCATCAGATTGAAAAAGTTTTGCAAGCGGAAGGACTCTTGGGGGGACATCGCGGGGTCACGAAATTTTCCAAGCTTCAGGCCAAACTGGAATTTCAAGGA
The genomic region above belongs to Nitrospirales bacterium and contains:
- a CDS encoding DUF4301 family protein, whose product is MTQHTIERQLASFRTGIPYTVLDRPCTIEDGIMTLSDTDLGQYTRVFQQAMERGRVRKFVPASGAASRMFKTLLATLERSSPSDASSTYQELLDHSQDTVFLKQFFEGLTSFPFCNELCMRLGCSASDLHGLHWETILKTLLFSPGLRYASLPKALLQFHRYRDHVRTPIEEHMMEGAAYARDQDGLVRLHFTISPEHETLINQQLLLIRERVEKLGIQLDLTFSYQEASTDTLAVDLENQPFRDEHGALLFRPGGHGALLTNLHHLGGDIVFLKNIDNVVPDRLAEQANVYKKALGGYLVSIQQRLFTHLESLEENNIRDDSLCEIFDFAQRILGVSISDRLRTATRDAQRTFLIQRLNRPLRVCGMVPNTGEPGGGPFWARHQDGTCSRQIVESSQVDPSSASQQDILRTSTHFNPVDLVCGVKNYQGQAFNLFDFTDPNTGFISKKSYQGRELKALELPGLWNGAMADWHTIFVEVPASTFNPVKTVLDLLRPEHQAT
- a CDS encoding AsmA family protein codes for the protein MKKPMAIIGIVFVLLMFLVLTLPYWLDLNRYRDHFLPLVQDELNRKVDVPHIEMMWFPYLGIRLKDMKILDDPTFSHVPFVRVASLDVGVKWKPLFTRRIEVHSISIHQPLISIIRQKDGTLNTGTIGRQSRPDHEPSSTPASGTSMLAIFGVEQLNISEGTVLFEDRSAESTKTYHVEHVELNTQSVRLGDTAKVHAQGVLMPYQLPFVFEGNFGPLQANLDVPNIEANLHLANSRFLAKGHVMRETLNLDITSSSIVLNDFPIPEALPKPIELTNVLAHVQAPVTGNKRLNSDAQVVQVDPFSFDIKLGNSTLSVNGRVDGDRLEIHATSPTINSLDLPLQLPLQTPVSVNQLDLKAKTAGRLVEVHALTAEIFEGRLDAQALWDNRPDIPALRSTGSLKQFHVETIQSLLKPGSITLHGTGVLNWQLKGTVPSNGLPLLYGKADMSISDGQLKGVDLLHQIEKVLQAEGLLGGHRGVTKFSKLQAKLEFQGERIVIQKLQLNGEANDFVMEGEGVVMRDQSMHVNGTLRLERMLSKKIIAQIPIAKVALQEEQLTVPFVVNGNVSQPQIGLDFRDIQQRLQKEAGKAIQKILQGDSKDVQKLLQQGKEMLKGLFGR
- a CDS encoding LPP20 family lipoprotein gives rise to the protein MKRGLLIGLVSLISGCSLFGTQATPDWIRGDSRQFPPEQYLVGRGEADSRAVAERRAYAAIARVFRANITSRLQDRESYSQEERDDSTKTSRDLTLDHVTSVSSEKVLENVKVLQTWYQPDTKQYFALAGIHRGQAERRLLDRITELDRAIDLNITQARQAESPIIKLRGYKRALRDLRYRHEANTDLQVLRVSGEGFSPSYHLANIEQELQRFVLEDFFIVVKVSGDQARQVETAIWQGLQQQGLVTHEVEKGEASKQTIDSSATEQTPDILITGSSRLEDLALSDPLFTYVRWCSDLQILETQNQLVLGIVSRSGREGHITQEEARVRATRTMQKVVSAEIAESLARYIYSDEQVDASSSASCLPPR
- a CDS encoding penicillin-binding protein activator LpoB, which gives rise to MSSHSKPWGKSKRIEMNTSFLFPKRRCSGPGLVMWASMIVFVFLAGCGSEKKVTRVDTGVVTDFSGRWNDTDSKLVAETMIKEMVSQPWLENFSRVKGRQPVVIVGTVLNKSNEHINVQTFITDLEREMTNSQKVTFVADRNERDEIREERRDQAIHSREDTQKGPGQEIGADFMMKGAISNILDEADGTKAIYYQVDLDLIDLENNVKSWYGQKKIKKVVEKKRFLF